The following are encoded together in the Streptomyces sp. NBC_00341 genome:
- a CDS encoding multidrug effflux MFS transporter — translation MPESGVSRAQHVHITDTAPVTSPRPAATAAARRTGLLVTLVLGGLTALPPLSMDMYLPALPAVTDSLHAPASTVQLTLTACLTGMALGQVVVGPMSDRWGRRRPLLLGMIIYVFATAICVFAPTVELLIGFRLLQGLAGAAGIVIARAVVRDMYDGMEMARFFSTLMLISGVAPVIAPVIGGQVLRLTDWRGIFAVLTVVGTLLTLVVWKWLRETLPPEERHTGGIGDALRTMRALLADRVFTGYMIAGSLAFAALFAYVSASPFVVQEIYGASPQTFSMLFGINSIGLIAVGQINGKILVGRISLDKALGFGLSVIVLAATALLLMTSGVFGDVGLVPVATGLFVLMSAMGLAMPNTNAQALMRTKHAAGSASALLGTSSFLIGAIASPLVGIAGEATAVPMAVVQLVCAVGAMACFLALCRPWQQVAARP, via the coding sequence ATGCCGGAGAGCGGCGTCAGCCGAGCCCAGCACGTACACATAACCGACACAGCACCCGTCACCTCACCCCGGCCGGCCGCCACCGCGGCGGCCCGGCGCACCGGACTTCTCGTCACCCTGGTCCTCGGCGGACTGACCGCGCTGCCGCCGCTGTCCATGGACATGTACCTCCCGGCGCTGCCCGCCGTCACCGACTCGCTGCACGCACCCGCCTCGACCGTCCAGCTCACCCTCACCGCCTGCCTCACCGGCATGGCGCTCGGACAGGTCGTCGTCGGTCCGATGAGCGACCGCTGGGGCAGGCGCCGCCCGCTGCTCCTCGGCATGATCATCTACGTCTTCGCCACCGCGATCTGCGTCTTCGCCCCGACCGTCGAACTCCTCATCGGCTTCCGGCTGCTCCAGGGGCTCGCGGGCGCGGCCGGCATCGTCATCGCGCGCGCCGTGGTGCGTGACATGTACGACGGCATGGAGATGGCCCGGTTCTTCTCCACGCTGATGCTGATCTCCGGCGTCGCCCCCGTCATCGCCCCCGTCATCGGCGGACAGGTCCTGCGGCTCACCGACTGGCGGGGCATCTTCGCCGTCCTCACCGTCGTCGGCACCCTGCTCACCCTGGTCGTCTGGAAGTGGCTGCGGGAGACCCTGCCACCGGAGGAGCGCCACACCGGCGGCATCGGTGACGCGCTGCGCACCATGCGCGCCCTGCTCGCCGACCGCGTCTTCACCGGCTACATGATCGCGGGCAGCCTCGCCTTCGCCGCCCTCTTCGCGTACGTGAGTGCCTCGCCGTTCGTCGTGCAGGAGATCTACGGCGCCTCGCCGCAGACCTTCAGCATGCTCTTCGGCATCAACTCGATCGGCCTGATCGCCGTGGGCCAGATCAACGGCAAGATCCTCGTCGGACGGATCAGCCTGGACAAGGCGCTCGGCTTCGGGCTCTCCGTCATCGTGCTGGCCGCGACCGCGCTGCTGCTGATGACGTCCGGCGTCTTCGGCGACGTCGGACTCGTGCCGGTGGCGACGGGGCTGTTCGTGCTGATGTCGGCGATGGGCCTGGCGATGCCGAACACCAACGCCCAGGCCCTGATGCGCACCAAGCACGCGGCCGGATCCGCCTCCGCGCTGCTCGGCACGTCGTCGTTCCTGATCGGAGCCATCGCCTCGCCGCTCGTCGGGATCGCCGGAGAGGCGACGGCCGTACCGATGGCCGTCGTACAGCTGGTGTGCGCGGTGGGCGCGATGGCCTGCTTCCTGGCGCTGTGCCGGCCCTGGCAGCAGGTGGCCGCGCGGCCGTGA
- a CDS encoding Gfo/Idh/MocA family oxidoreductase: protein MSRTVRWGVLATGGIAATFTADLLAMPDAEVVAVASRTDTAAKAFAERFAIPRAYGSWAELVADDEVDVVYVATPHSAHREAAGLALEAGKHVLCEKAFTLNEREARELVELARGRGLFLMEAMWTYCNPVIRRMTELVRDGAIGEIRTVQADFGFAGDFGAEHRLRDPALGGGALLDLGVYPVSFAQLLLGEPDRVRADALLSPEGVDLNTGMLLGWDSGATALLACSIVGHHPTAATVIGTAGRIDFPDSFFYPQRFVLHRAGREPEEVTSGPGPQGLSGMQFEAAEVMRAVRAGETESPLVPLDGSLAVMRTLDAVRDRVGVRYPVDLP, encoded by the coding sequence ATGAGCAGGACTGTCCGTTGGGGCGTGCTGGCGACCGGTGGCATCGCGGCGACTTTCACCGCCGACCTGCTGGCGATGCCCGATGCGGAGGTGGTGGCCGTCGCCTCCCGTACGGACACCGCGGCGAAGGCGTTCGCCGAGCGGTTCGCGATACCCAGGGCCTACGGCAGCTGGGCCGAACTCGTCGCGGACGACGAGGTCGACGTGGTGTACGTGGCCACTCCGCACTCCGCGCACCGGGAGGCGGCCGGGCTCGCGCTGGAGGCCGGAAAGCACGTGCTGTGCGAGAAGGCGTTCACGCTCAACGAGCGCGAGGCGCGGGAGCTGGTGGAGCTCGCGCGCGGCCGGGGCCTCTTCCTGATGGAGGCCATGTGGACGTACTGCAACCCGGTCATCCGCCGGATGACCGAGTTGGTGCGGGACGGGGCGATCGGTGAGATCCGCACCGTGCAGGCCGACTTCGGCTTCGCCGGTGACTTCGGCGCGGAGCACCGGCTGCGCGATCCCGCGCTGGGCGGCGGTGCGCTGCTGGACCTCGGGGTCTATCCGGTGTCGTTCGCGCAGCTGCTGCTGGGTGAGCCGGACCGGGTGCGGGCGGACGCGCTGCTGTCACCGGAGGGCGTCGACCTGAACACCGGGATGCTGCTGGGCTGGGACTCGGGCGCCACCGCCCTGCTCGCCTGCTCGATCGTCGGGCACCACCCGACGGCCGCCACGGTCATCGGGACGGCCGGACGCATCGACTTCCCGGACAGCTTCTTCTATCCGCAGCGCTTCGTGCTGCACCGGGCGGGCCGCGAACCGGAGGAGGTCACCTCGGGGCCGGGTCCGCAGGGCCTGTCGGGGATGCAGTTCGAGGCGGCGGAGGTGATGCGGGCGGTCCGTGCGGGTGAGACGGAGTCCCCGTTGGTGCCGCTGGACGGTTCGCTCGCGGTGATGCGGACGCTCGACGCGGTACGTGACCGCGTCGGCGTCCGCTACCCGGTGGACCTACCCTAG